One genomic region from Natrinema caseinilyticum encodes:
- a CDS encoding glycoside hydrolase family 55 protein → MADQTPRLGLGTYEQGDEWDHTDTVEAVDEHAIVHGPIAERPASGDYDDELYHATDQGITWRWDASSDDWTYFSGQGCPGHPVPETSYFEAVQSVHARTERTPVWNVEAHGIEGDGTTDVGQAVHDLLETVDRAGGGIVYFPPGRYLLERTPLVGDDTILMGAGRSTVFEGPRPAGDEGRALFSNRGYDATEYDGASNWGICNVRIDAPKATGIMPAHAENVRLEHIYGDRIYYHHVDIVSCKNVVVNGFFATRGGEGDSDAPVQFDSQRSGTGWNSVWDGSRDALVEDDDTPTRNCTLTNFEIDPVNGPEHGVHLHRGRNESITIEDGFISGCRYTAIRADPDEEVADLTIDGVSCIENARGITLGQMKRDRRELTINNVTIRTDDDGMAAGSGLYASGFDGASVSNVSVDGPFTNSVIFDDMEDLKMSSISATGADHQAFRFREHVDATLTTARAADCGTVGIYSGPGSSVAYGGVTFDDVGTTVEVDGEIREWTSS, encoded by the coding sequence ATGGCAGACCAGACCCCCCGACTCGGACTGGGTACGTACGAACAGGGCGACGAATGGGATCACACCGACACGGTGGAGGCGGTCGACGAACACGCGATCGTCCACGGACCGATCGCCGAGCGCCCGGCGTCGGGCGACTACGACGACGAACTGTACCACGCGACCGATCAGGGGATCACCTGGCGCTGGGACGCCTCGAGCGACGATTGGACCTATTTTAGCGGTCAGGGATGTCCGGGCCACCCGGTGCCCGAAACGAGCTACTTCGAAGCGGTGCAGTCCGTCCACGCGCGGACCGAGCGAACGCCGGTGTGGAACGTCGAAGCCCACGGGATCGAGGGTGACGGAACGACCGACGTCGGTCAGGCTGTACACGACCTCCTCGAGACGGTCGATCGGGCCGGCGGGGGGATCGTATACTTCCCGCCCGGCAGGTATTTGCTCGAACGGACGCCGCTGGTGGGTGACGATACGATTCTGATGGGCGCAGGCCGATCGACGGTCTTCGAAGGGCCGCGTCCCGCCGGTGACGAAGGCCGGGCCCTGTTTTCCAACAGGGGCTACGATGCGACGGAATACGATGGCGCATCGAACTGGGGGATCTGCAACGTCCGCATAGACGCGCCGAAGGCAACCGGGATCATGCCCGCACACGCGGAAAACGTCCGGTTGGAACACATCTACGGCGACCGAATCTATTACCATCACGTCGACATCGTCTCGTGCAAGAACGTCGTCGTAAACGGGTTCTTTGCGACTCGCGGCGGAGAGGGCGATTCGGACGCGCCGGTGCAGTTCGACAGTCAACGATCCGGGACGGGCTGGAATAGCGTGTGGGACGGCAGTCGTGACGCGCTCGTCGAAGACGACGATACCCCCACCAGAAATTGCACGCTCACGAACTTCGAAATCGATCCGGTGAACGGCCCCGAACACGGCGTTCACCTCCATCGAGGCAGGAACGAATCGATCACGATCGAAGACGGATTCATCTCCGGGTGTCGGTATACGGCCATCAGGGCGGACCCCGACGAAGAAGTCGCAGATCTGACTATCGACGGCGTCTCGTGCATCGAAAACGCGAGAGGGATCACGCTCGGCCAGATGAAGCGCGACAGGCGAGAATTGACGATCAACAACGTAACGATCAGAACCGACGACGACGGGATGGCCGCTGGATCGGGGTTGTACGCGAGCGGATTCGACGGCGCTTCGGTCTCGAACGTTTCCGTCGACGGACCGTTCACGAACTCGGTCATCTTCGACGACATGGAGGACCTGAAAATGAGTTCCATCTCGGCGACGGGAGCGGATCATCAGGCATTTCGGTTCCGAGAACACGTCGATGCGACCCTCACCACCGCCCGTGCAGCGGACTGCGGCACGGTCGGCATCTACTCTGGTCCCGGCAGTAGCGTCGCCTACGGCGGCGTCACCTTCGACGACGTGGGGACCACGGTAGAAGTCGATGGCGAGATTCGAGAGTGGACCTCGTCCTGA
- a CDS encoding DUF4097 family beta strand repeat-containing protein yields the protein MESDISRRGLLGGGSMGLLGSLAGCLATGRGQTETVTETYEIDALESLSLAAENGSVTVEGNRGDVIEVRGHKAAPTEESLESLEIGSTQNDGHLTVETRWENTPFLFGPDPKLDLEVTVPDGIRLAGAETTNGDVEVRDVRGELVADTTNGRIDVEGVDGPLVADTTNGSVHAAGVSGDLRAETTNGNVDVSLLADGGDLNAESTNGNISVEAPASLDASLSAETTNGDISIDGFGNADVSSRGSVEVTLGDGTRRIRLDTTNGEISIRSVEDT from the coding sequence ATGGAAAGCGACATTTCGCGTCGTGGGCTCCTTGGCGGGGGAAGCATGGGTCTGCTCGGTTCGCTCGCCGGTTGTCTCGCGACCGGCAGAGGACAAACGGAAACCGTGACGGAAACGTACGAAATCGACGCTCTCGAGTCGCTCTCGCTCGCCGCCGAGAACGGCTCCGTTACCGTCGAGGGGAATCGGGGGGACGTAATCGAGGTTCGCGGTCACAAAGCCGCCCCCACCGAAGAGTCCCTCGAGTCCCTGGAGATCGGATCGACCCAGAACGACGGCCATCTAACGGTCGAAACGCGGTGGGAGAATACGCCGTTCCTGTTCGGTCCCGATCCCAAACTGGATCTCGAGGTGACGGTTCCAGACGGAATCCGACTGGCAGGCGCGGAGACGACCAACGGCGACGTCGAAGTTCGCGACGTGAGAGGCGAACTGGTCGCCGACACGACGAACGGTCGAATCGACGTCGAGGGCGTCGACGGGCCGCTGGTCGCCGATACGACGAACGGATCGGTCCACGCGGCAGGCGTCAGCGGTGACCTGCGCGCGGAGACGACGAACGGAAACGTCGACGTTTCCCTCCTCGCAGATGGCGGCGATCTGAACGCCGAGAGCACCAACGGAAACATTTCGGTCGAAGCGCCCGCGTCGCTCGACGCGTCCCTGAGCGCCGAGACGACGAACGGCGATATTTCGATCGACGGATTCGGGAACGCGGACGTCTCGAGTCGGGGATCGGTCGAAGTGACACTCGGCGACGGAACGAGGCGGATTCGTCTCGACACCACCAACGGCGAGATATCGATTCGAAGCGTCGAAGATACGTAG
- a CDS encoding complex I subunit 1/NuoH family protein: MAGLVPVPLQDTVLLPERLGTLTGLDQFGFAGELLATFLAAAFVGSLMLAMTGVAGPWAKRKITAAFTDRIAVNRLGPAGIGIIVADAVRLLSKELVVPENADRPAYDIAPIIVAASALLGFAVIPMGSEIQLADPEVGLAYVFAVSGIASIGLVMAGYASANKYSLIGGLRAVAQNIAYEIPLVVTGMSVVIFAGTLQMGEIVAVQHETLVEIAGVSIPTWYALVNPFAFILFLVANFAEVGRNPFDTPEAPTEIVAGYQTEYSSVYFVLIYLGEFLHIFLGGAIIATIFLGGPAGPVLPGIVWFLVKIWAVFFATQWLRSAVPRVRIDQLIEIGWKGLLVLSFANLVLTAVIVGLIA, translated from the coding sequence ATGGCCGGTCTGGTGCCCGTCCCGCTGCAGGACACAGTCTTACTCCCCGAGCGGCTCGGGACCCTGACGGGACTCGACCAGTTCGGATTCGCCGGCGAACTGCTGGCCACGTTCCTCGCGGCGGCGTTCGTCGGGTCCCTGATGCTCGCGATGACAGGCGTCGCGGGGCCGTGGGCCAAGCGCAAGATCACCGCCGCATTCACCGACCGGATCGCGGTCAACCGACTCGGTCCGGCCGGAATCGGCATCATCGTCGCCGACGCCGTCCGACTCCTCTCGAAGGAGCTGGTGGTACCCGAAAACGCGGATCGGCCCGCCTACGATATCGCGCCGATCATCGTCGCAGCGTCGGCGCTGCTCGGCTTCGCCGTTATTCCGATGGGAAGCGAGATTCAACTCGCGGACCCCGAAGTCGGGCTCGCGTACGTCTTCGCGGTGTCGGGTATCGCCAGTATCGGCCTGGTGATGGCCGGATACGCCTCGGCGAACAAGTACTCCCTGATCGGCGGACTCCGCGCCGTCGCACAGAACATCGCATACGAGATCCCGCTGGTCGTCACCGGGATGTCGGTCGTCATCTTCGCCGGCACGCTGCAGATGGGAGAGATCGTCGCGGTACAGCACGAGACGCTGGTGGAGATCGCCGGCGTCTCCATTCCGACGTGGTACGCGCTGGTCAATCCCTTTGCGTTCATCCTCTTTCTCGTCGCGAACTTCGCGGAGGTCGGCCGCAACCCCTTCGATACGCCGGAGGCACCGACCGAAATCGTCGCGGGCTACCAGACCGAGTACTCCTCGGTCTACTTCGTGTTGATCTACCTCGGAGAGTTCCTCCACATCTTTCTCGGCGGTGCGATCATCGCGACGATCTTCCTCGGCGGTCCGGCCGGGCCCGTCCTTCCGGGCATCGTCTGGTTCCTCGTCAAAATCTGGGCGGTGTTCTTCGCGACGCAGTGGCTGCGCTCGGCGGTACCCCGGGTTCGAATCGACCAACTGATCGAGATCGGCTGGAAGGGGCTTCTCGTCCTCTCGTTCGCCAATCTCGTCCTGACCGCGGTAATCGTGGGGCTGATAGCATGA
- a CDS encoding NADH-quinone oxidoreductase subunit B, whose protein sequence is MSSDQPRQSIHGSTAPSTDTRDSRIGEGVDDRFNSKLREAFGSTPFILTKFDTFMNWVRGNSMFMLQFGIACCSIEMMHTYAIKHDLDRFGAGVPRASPRQADVMIVPGTIVSKFGPRMKRVYDQMPEPKFVVGMGSCTISGGPFQEGYNVVKGAEEIIPIDIHVPGCPPRPEALVYGIMKLQERIRNGESSPVVVKPYELEEFGDLPKDELVQKLADEIDEDDLVMRYNWADSP, encoded by the coding sequence ATGAGTAGCGACCAACCTCGCCAATCGATCCACGGCAGTACCGCACCGTCAACGGACACCCGGGACTCGCGAATCGGAGAAGGGGTCGACGACCGATTCAACTCCAAGCTTCGGGAAGCCTTCGGCTCAACCCCGTTCATCCTCACGAAGTTCGACACGTTCATGAACTGGGTCCGGGGCAACTCGATGTTCATGCTGCAATTCGGAATCGCGTGTTGCAGCATCGAGATGATGCACACGTACGCGATCAAGCACGATCTCGACCGTTTCGGGGCCGGCGTACCCCGAGCCTCGCCCCGACAGGCCGACGTGATGATCGTGCCGGGAACGATCGTCTCGAAATTCGGCCCGCGGATGAAGCGGGTCTACGACCAGATGCCCGAACCCAAGTTCGTCGTCGGCATGGGATCGTGTACTATCTCCGGCGGCCCCTTCCAGGAGGGATACAACGTCGTCAAGGGTGCCGAAGAGATCATCCCGATCGACATCCACGTCCCCGGCTGTCCGCCGCGGCCGGAGGCGCTCGTCTACGGCATCATGAAACTTCAAGAGCGGATCCGCAACGGCGAGTCGTCCCCCGTCGTCGTCAAACCGTACGAACTAGAGGAGTTCGGCGATCTGCCGAAGGACGAACTCGTCCAGAAGCTCGCCGACGAAATCGACGAAGACGACCTCGTCATGCGGTACAACTGGGCTGATTCGCCATGA
- the ribH gene encoding 6,7-dimethyl-8-ribityllumazine synthase, translating into MTTLGLVVAEFNRPITEQMERDALEAATAAGAEVYETVHVPGVYDAPLAADRLARLDDVDAVAVVGTVITGDTDHDQVITDATAQRLSDVSLERDTPVTLGVTGPGMSAAEARERVENAAKAVDGALDLVAELPDPGLDTDTDTDTDSQ; encoded by the coding sequence ATGACCACGCTCGGACTGGTGGTCGCGGAGTTCAACCGGCCGATCACCGAGCAGATGGAACGAGACGCACTCGAGGCGGCCACCGCCGCCGGCGCCGAGGTGTACGAGACGGTTCACGTCCCTGGGGTCTACGACGCGCCGCTGGCGGCCGACCGACTCGCTCGCCTCGACGACGTCGACGCCGTCGCGGTCGTCGGCACCGTCATCACCGGTGATACGGATCACGACCAGGTGATCACCGACGCCACGGCACAGCGCCTCTCCGACGTGAGTCTCGAGCGCGACACGCCCGTGACGCTCGGTGTGACGGGTCCCGGCATGTCCGCCGCGGAAGCGCGCGAACGCGTCGAGAACGCGGCGAAAGCCGTCGACGGCGCGCTCGACCTCGTTGCCGAACTTCCAGACCCCGGTCTCGATACCGATACCGATACCGATACCGATTCACAATGA
- a CDS encoding NADH-quinone oxidoreductase subunit D, with protein MSTGLERSQRPPRDVTEDDLESLVGDRALARDDHLNAPGFVIRPDDVQDVLTDLRDEAGFDHLSCLTAQEYPDRYESIYHLKKYADPTQEVSVVVPTTTDDPVSETAEPVFRTADWHEREAFDLVGIDYEGHPDPRRILLPETWQGHPLSRGYDQEKPQIVTLTEHANPIQPDHHDDESDTMFLNIGPHHPATHGVLHIETVLDGETVVDVDPDIGYLHRCEEQMCQQGTYRHQIMPYPDRWDYVSAGLLNEWAYARAIEDLADIEVPDYAQVIRTMGAELCRIASHMLALATFALDVYGDFTAIFQYGMRDREVVQDILEDLTGQRLMFNYFRLGGVAWDLPEPREEFVEKTRDFLDGLPAKVDEYHDLLTANEIFQIRTHNTGILEPEVAKQYGCTGPVARGSGIDYDLRRDDPYGYYENLEWDVVTEDGCDNYSRVLVRMREVEESAKIIEQCLDLLADWPEDERTVQSNVPRTLKPDADTETYRSVEAAKGELGIYIRSDGTDKPGRFKIRSPCFHNLSALPEMAEGEFVPDMIASLGSLDIVLGEVDR; from the coding sequence ATGAGCACGGGACTCGAGCGATCACAACGGCCGCCGAGAGACGTCACGGAGGACGACCTCGAGTCGCTGGTCGGGGACCGTGCGCTCGCGCGTGACGACCATCTGAACGCCCCTGGGTTCGTTATCCGACCGGACGACGTACAGGACGTTCTCACCGACCTCCGCGACGAGGCCGGGTTCGATCACCTGTCCTGTCTGACCGCCCAGGAGTACCCGGACCGATACGAGTCGATCTACCACCTCAAGAAATACGCCGATCCGACCCAGGAGGTCTCGGTCGTCGTCCCGACGACGACCGACGACCCGGTCAGCGAGACCGCCGAACCGGTCTTCCGAACCGCAGACTGGCACGAGCGAGAGGCGTTCGACCTCGTCGGCATCGACTACGAGGGTCACCCGGATCCGCGCCGAATCCTCTTGCCCGAAACGTGGCAGGGGCACCCGCTTTCACGGGGGTACGACCAGGAGAAACCACAGATCGTCACCCTCACCGAACACGCGAATCCGATCCAGCCGGACCACCACGACGACGAGTCGGATACGATGTTTCTGAACATCGGCCCGCACCATCCGGCGACCCACGGCGTCCTCCACATCGAGACGGTTCTCGACGGCGAGACGGTGGTGGACGTCGACCCCGACATCGGCTATCTCCACCGGTGCGAAGAGCAGATGTGCCAGCAGGGAACGTACCGTCACCAGATCATGCCCTACCCGGACCGTTGGGACTACGTCTCGGCCGGTCTGTTGAACGAGTGGGCGTACGCACGCGCGATCGAGGATCTCGCCGACATCGAGGTCCCCGATTACGCGCAGGTCATCCGCACGATGGGGGCCGAACTCTGTCGGATCGCCTCTCACATGCTCGCGCTGGCCACGTTCGCACTGGACGTTTACGGCGACTTCACCGCCATCTTCCAGTACGGCATGCGCGACCGTGAGGTCGTCCAGGACATTTTGGAGGACCTGACCGGCCAACGGCTCATGTTCAACTACTTCCGACTCGGCGGCGTCGCGTGGGACCTGCCCGAACCTCGCGAGGAGTTCGTCGAAAAGACGCGGGACTTCCTCGACGGGCTTCCCGCGAAGGTCGACGAGTACCACGACTTGCTGACCGCAAACGAGATATTCCAGATTCGAACCCACAACACGGGCATCTTAGAGCCCGAGGTCGCCAAGCAGTACGGCTGTACCGGCCCGGTCGCACGGGGTTCGGGCATCGACTACGACCTCCGTCGGGACGACCCCTACGGCTACTACGAGAACCTAGAGTGGGACGTCGTCACGGAAGACGGCTGTGACAACTACAGCCGCGTTCTCGTTCGGATGCGCGAAGTCGAGGAGTCCGCGAAGATAATCGAGCAGTGTCTCGATCTGCTCGCGGACTGGCCGGAAGACGAGCGGACTGTCCAGAGCAACGTCCCGCGGACGCTGAAGCCGGATGCGGACACGGAAACCTACCGCAGCGTCGAGGCCGCGAAGGGCGAACTCGGCATCTACATTCGGTCCGACGGGACGGACAAGCCGGGGCGGTTCAAGATCCGCAGTCCCTGTTTCCACAACCTCTCGGCGCTTCCCGAAATGGCCGAGGGCGAATTCGTTCCGGACATGATCGCGTCGCTGGGGAGTCTCGATATCGTCCTCGGGGAGGTGGACCGCTAG
- a CDS encoding HNH endonuclease, translated as MDCPTCGKSLACRRGMRQHHTKVHGEPLPNRTCCGCGIDFYDPKARREYCDDCNPNGGENNGNWKDATETSKCRSCGSTFSFYPSSKDGVYCADCVEAADGLLPDNPSTKGERVTVGCRSCGSDLEVRPARLDEQKRGFFCDLECYGEWLSENVVGPDHHQWEGGPIEYGRTWWRIRRRALERDRYECQHCGKGRAELERNPDVHHLQPVRSFENPEDAHTMTNVVSLCRSCHRRAEDGRISVSHGIEK; from the coding sequence ATGGACTGCCCGACGTGCGGGAAATCGCTGGCGTGCCGGCGAGGAATGCGTCAGCACCATACGAAAGTTCACGGCGAGCCCCTTCCGAATCGGACCTGTTGCGGCTGTGGGATCGATTTCTACGATCCGAAGGCTCGACGAGAGTACTGCGATGATTGTAACCCGAACGGGGGAGAAAACAACGGTAACTGGAAGGACGCGACGGAAACGTCGAAGTGTCGTTCCTGCGGGTCGACGTTTTCGTTCTACCCCTCCTCGAAGGACGGTGTCTACTGCGCGGACTGCGTCGAGGCGGCTGACGGGTTGCTTCCCGACAATCCATCGACGAAGGGAGAACGCGTGACGGTCGGCTGCCGATCGTGTGGCAGTGATCTCGAGGTTCGTCCGGCGCGACTCGACGAGCAGAAACGAGGGTTCTTTTGCGACCTCGAGTGTTACGGCGAGTGGCTGTCGGAGAACGTCGTCGGTCCGGACCACCATCAGTGGGAGGGTGGGCCGATCGAATACGGGCGAACCTGGTGGCGTATCAGACGGCGGGCCCTCGAGCGGGATCGGTACGAATGTCAACACTGCGGAAAAGGGAGAGCGGAACTCGAGCGTAATCCCGATGTGCATCATTTGCAGCCCGTTCGCTCGTTCGAAAATCCGGAGGACGCACACACGATGACCAACGTCGTTTCCCTCTGTCGGAGCTGTCACCGCCGCGCAGAGGATGGCAGGATAAGCGTCTCACACGGCATCGAAAAGTAA
- a CDS encoding pyridoxal phosphate-dependent aminotransferase, protein MTMEFTDRVSRVEPSATLAISALATELEAEGADVVDLSVGEPDFPTPENIVQAGKDAMDAGHTGYTTSAGILELREAIADKLADDGLDYGPENVIVTPGAKQALYEIVQALIQDGDEVVLLDPAWVSYEAMVKMAGGDLSRVDLSPSDFQLEPALDDLAAAVSDETELLIVNSPSNPTGAVYSDAALEGVRDLAVEHDITVISDEIYKEITYGVEPTSLGTLEGMADRTVTVNGFSKAYSMTGWRLGYFAGPEALVDQAGKLHSHSVSSAVNFVQHAGLEALETETAVAEMVDAFEQRRDLVVDLLSDHGVDVAVPEGAFYMMLPVDDDDQAWCEGAIEDAHVATVPGSAFGTPGYARISYAASEERLEEGLERLADEGYL, encoded by the coding sequence ATGACGATGGAATTCACCGACCGCGTTAGCCGAGTCGAACCGTCCGCAACCCTCGCCATCTCCGCGCTCGCCACCGAACTCGAGGCGGAAGGCGCCGACGTCGTCGACCTGAGCGTCGGCGAGCCCGACTTTCCCACGCCCGAGAATATCGTCCAGGCGGGCAAGGACGCGATGGACGCCGGCCACACGGGGTATACGACCTCCGCCGGGATCCTCGAGTTGCGCGAGGCGATCGCCGACAAATTGGCCGACGACGGCTTAGATTACGGCCCGGAGAACGTCATCGTCACGCCCGGCGCGAAGCAGGCGCTGTACGAAATCGTGCAGGCGCTCATCCAGGACGGCGACGAGGTCGTCCTCCTCGACCCCGCGTGGGTCTCCTACGAGGCGATGGTCAAAATGGCCGGCGGCGACCTCTCGAGGGTCGACCTCTCACCTTCCGACTTCCAACTCGAGCCCGCGCTCGACGACCTCGCGGCCGCCGTCTCCGACGAGACCGAACTGCTGATCGTCAACTCCCCGTCGAACCCGACGGGCGCGGTCTACTCCGACGCCGCGCTCGAGGGCGTCCGTGACCTGGCCGTCGAACACGACATCACCGTCATCTCGGACGAAATCTACAAGGAGATCACCTACGGGGTCGAACCGACGAGCCTCGGCACGCTCGAGGGAATGGCAGACCGCACCGTCACCGTCAACGGCTTTTCGAAAGCCTACTCGATGACCGGCTGGCGACTCGGCTACTTCGCCGGCCCCGAAGCGCTGGTCGATCAGGCGGGGAAACTCCACAGCCACTCCGTCTCGTCCGCCGTCAACTTCGTCCAGCACGCCGGCCTCGAGGCGCTCGAGACGGAGACGGCGGTCGCGGAAATGGTCGACGCGTTCGAACAGCGCCGCGACCTCGTCGTCGATTTGCTCTCCGACCACGGCGTCGACGTCGCCGTCCCCGAGGGTGCGTTCTACATGATGCTTCCCGTCGACGACGACGATCAGGCCTGGTGCGAGGGCGCGATCGAGGACGCTCACGTCGCCACCGTTCCCGGCAGCGCGTTCGGAACGCCCGGATACGCTCGCATTTCGTATGCAGCGAGCGAAGAACGGCTCGAGGAAGGGCTCGAACGGCTCGCCGACGAAGGATACCTGTAG
- a CDS encoding 5-(carboxyamino)imidazole ribonucleotide synthase yields the protein MTTLRTPGPTIGVVGGGQLGRMLAEAAAPLGVEVVVLDPTPDCPAALVARDQIVAEFDDESGIRDLAGRADVLTFEIELADQDVLERIGEETGTPVHPKPSTLQTIHDKLVQKRQLRDAGVPVPPFREVTDAADVRDAIDDYGAPVMLKARTGGYDGRGNVPVESKADAADALESVAGPAMVESFVDFAREVSVIAVKGDDEIATFPLGENVHEAEILRETIVPARSSDAVTERAHAVARDVLEVMDGRGVYGIELFETREAPRASDDASGQRPRGEGEILLNEIAPRPHNSGHWTIEGAQSSQFEQHVRAVLGWPLGSTDLRSPTVTMNLLSDVDEDRPAALEDVDQILETPGASLHWYGKHQSRPLRKMGHVTLSGREEDASVDDLLKTAQDLEERVTFRAN from the coding sequence ATGACGACGCTACGGACGCCGGGACCGACCATCGGGGTAGTCGGTGGGGGACAACTCGGACGAATGCTCGCCGAGGCGGCCGCGCCGCTCGGCGTCGAGGTTGTCGTCCTCGATCCGACTCCGGACTGTCCCGCGGCACTGGTCGCCCGCGACCAGATCGTCGCCGAATTCGACGACGAGTCGGGAATTCGCGACCTCGCCGGACGCGCCGACGTCCTCACGTTCGAAATCGAACTGGCGGATCAGGACGTGTTGGAACGGATCGGCGAGGAGACCGGAACCCCCGTCCACCCGAAGCCGTCGACGCTGCAGACGATCCACGATAAACTCGTCCAGAAACGGCAGTTGCGCGACGCCGGCGTACCGGTTCCACCGTTTCGCGAGGTCACAGACGCAGCGGACGTTCGCGACGCGATCGACGACTACGGCGCGCCGGTGATGCTCAAGGCTCGGACCGGCGGCTACGACGGACGCGGGAACGTCCCGGTCGAATCGAAAGCCGACGCAGCGGACGCCCTCGAGTCCGTCGCCGGCCCCGCGATGGTCGAGTCGTTCGTCGACTTCGCGCGCGAAGTGTCGGTGATCGCAGTCAAGGGTGACGACGAGATCGCGACGTTCCCGCTCGGCGAGAACGTCCACGAAGCGGAGATCCTCCGGGAGACGATCGTCCCCGCCCGCTCGTCCGATGCCGTCACCGAGCGCGCTCACGCGGTCGCACGTGACGTACTCGAGGTGATGGACGGCCGCGGCGTCTACGGGATCGAATTGTTCGAAACGCGCGAGGCGCCACGCGCCTCGGACGACGCGAGCGGGCAGCGCCCGCGAGGGGAGGGAGAGATTCTGCTCAACGAGATCGCACCCCGGCCGCACAACTCCGGCCACTGGACGATCGAAGGCGCGCAGAGTTCACAGTTCGAACAGCACGTCCGCGCCGTCCTCGGCTGGCCGCTCGGGTCGACGGACCTCCGGTCGCCGACGGTCACGATGAACCTGCTCAGCGACGTGGACGAAGACCGACCCGCGGCACTCGAAGACGTCGATCAGATTCTCGAGACTCCCGGCGCGAGCCTCCACTGGTACGGAAAGCATCAGTCCCGTCCCCTGCGGAAGATGGGACACGTGACGCTTTCGGGCCGCGAGGAGGACGCGTCCGTCGACGACCTCCTGAAAACCGCCCAGGACCTCGAGGAGCGCGTCACGTTCAGAGCAAATTAA
- a CDS encoding AIR carboxylase family protein — translation MSDSVSDLIDRLHDEAALDRPDGQTPDVGIVMGSDSDLETMMTGGKRRGAYDAFVDELGFAEQTDYRNPPDERFTFETYVTSAHRTPDLMTAYAETAEDRGLEVLIAGAGGKSADLPNMTASIAYPLPVIGVPVQEKSIDSVIGMPTGAPLVAVDAGKSFNAALSAAQILARRHDTVRERLVGYHDDLREGVGTVSRELHDHGTPSFRDRD, via the coding sequence ATGTCCGACAGCGTCTCCGATCTGATCGATCGACTGCACGACGAAGCGGCCCTGGACCGTCCGGACGGTCAAACCCCCGACGTGGGCATCGTGATGGGAAGCGACTCCGACCTCGAGACGATGATGACCGGCGGGAAGCGCCGGGGTGCGTACGACGCCTTCGTCGACGAACTCGGCTTCGCCGAGCAAACGGACTACCGGAATCCACCGGACGAACGGTTCACGTTCGAAACCTACGTGACCTCCGCTCATCGCACGCCCGACTTAATGACCGCTTACGCCGAAACCGCCGAAGATCGGGGTCTCGAGGTTCTCATCGCCGGGGCCGGCGGCAAGTCCGCGGATCTGCCGAACATGACCGCGTCGATCGCGTACCCGTTACCGGTCATCGGCGTTCCCGTCCAGGAGAAATCGATCGACAGCGTCATCGGGATGCCCACGGGTGCGCCCCTCGTCGCAGTCGACGCCGGCAAGTCGTTCAACGCCGCGCTCTCGGCCGCTCAGATTCTCGCCCGGCGACACGACACGGTTCGCGAGCGACTGGTCGGGTACCACGACGACCTCCGAGAGGGCGTCGGAACGGTTTCTCGAGAGTTACACGACCACGGCACGCCCTCGTTCAGGGACCGAGACTGA
- a CDS encoding NADH-quinone oxidoreductase subunit A: MNDWIAIGALALVGMLIPLSMMAVSYLLRPTVPETSKRATYESGEIPTGGTRIRFNIQYYMVALLFVVFDIETVLLFPWAVVYRDALAADIPLIRALGPMLLFVAILLVGLAWAWRNGAVQWARTPRQLETERL, translated from the coding sequence ATGAATGATTGGATCGCCATCGGGGCGCTGGCGCTCGTCGGGATGTTGATACCGCTCAGTATGATGGCGGTATCGTACCTCCTGCGGCCCACCGTGCCCGAAACGAGCAAACGTGCCACCTACGAGAGTGGCGAAATTCCGACCGGCGGGACGCGCATCCGGTTTAACATCCAGTACTACATGGTTGCGCTTCTGTTCGTCGTTTTCGATATCGAGACCGTCCTGTTGTTCCCGTGGGCGGTCGTGTATCGGGATGCGCTCGCTGCGGATATCCCGCTCATCCGCGCACTCGGGCCGATGTTGTTGTTCGTCGCCATCCTGCTCGTCGGCCTCGCGTGGGCGTGGCGCAACGGCGCGGTGCAGTGGGCACGGACACCCCGCCAACTGGAGACTGAAAGACTATGA